The Arthrobacter sp. NicSoilC5 genome has a window encoding:
- a CDS encoding Ig-like domain-containing protein, translating to MTTLLGKLGLKKRHRKLVTGTAFGAVVAVVVTGAVLYPGFKTTEVELNDGGVWVVSKSRNAVGRLNYPSRVLDGAVTPASTTFDVLQHAGEVFVDDETGSTLNQVSPANMRLGGDKQLPGAADVSFGARTISVTDAASGKVWAVSPSTVNGFDKEASEPVMVGSAGLVSVVGSDDRIYSADPKTGAVTVTGVDADGGVTSSESSTWDGLKGAGDLQMTVVGDQPVVLDAAAGSLFLPGGKRLALEDARDAKLQQPGPGSDVVAVATRKALLKQPVDGGTAKTVGFDGEGVPAAPVQLGGCVHAAWSGANKYVRDCVNDADDKNVAVPKASASPSYVFRVNRDLVVLNDVNSGNVWLVNQNMQLVNNWDDVIPPKNQSDDQDQESADNNTINILPDRTKPNRPPETKPDVVGVRPGRTTILSVLDNDSDPDGDVLTAAVGDAGPKSGTLESIYGGTAFQITVPADAKPGTETFNYSASDGRGLSATGQVTLSVVGPDENKPPKFKRGEDTTMLVEQGKTVSQNILTDWIDPDGDDLVLLDAKADNDQDQVKVRRDGLLTFQDSGATAGKKNVQVTIWDGRATVTGKVVVNVQPPGALAPVVNADHVTAVVGQDLVISPLKNDVDPNGGALRLAQVEANGPAELGPVTDGGTFTFRSSTPGPVYLTYIASNGPQSSQGLIRVDVESGNDGGDPVAVHDVALMPTGGSVLLDPLANDSDPSGGVLVLQSVKLPDNATVSVSVINHSVLRITDILGTKDPILFEYTMSNGKKSATGSVSVVPVPAPAVVEAPQPKPDEVNVRVNDVVTIPVLDNDTHPQGQELTVDPVLPQAVDPADGKSFVSENTLRFIAGSQPKTVRAIYNAVDPQGQKSAAAVTIHILPLEGAENSRPQPRNLTARVVAAGTVRIPVPLDGIDPDGDSVQLTGIDSTPAMGTATVGSNFIDFTAAGDGAGTDTFRYKVVDRQGAVNTGTVTVGIAPRGDMNQKPTPVDDEVRVRPGRQIAVDALANDTDPDGDRIRILTDGIEADPALQATVSKNSGRIILLAPNEAGTVNVRYTIADDRDATAQATIRLVVDNDVPLKAPIARDDRVTSAQAMGKTAVDVPVLKNDEDPDGVGENLKISTDATTARPGGNGNILVDLTEQPQLIPYTVEDVDGQQSTAIIWVPGLGQQVPTLAKDEVIEVVAGQSVDVDLKEWVKVREGRSPRLTQADRIKLIGADGGDPVTRDGTGLKYTAGADYVGPGSLTFEVTDGSGPDDPAGLKSTLSIRTKVLPDPNKNNPPELLGANVDVPKGDSATTDLGKLTSDPDQDDVEKMKYEVVGDSPGGFNARIEGKTLKVSAADSTATGTRAAVQVKATDPRGLQATATYQLAVTASNRPKPVANDDVQDNAAAGKPVTINVLANDANPFPETPLKIIAANTETGSGNVGVNGDSVTVTPAPGFTGTMVVAYTVEDKTQDNSRHATARVRLTVKDKPAAPTTPQAQSVGDQTALLTWSAPADRGSAITKYTVYGEGGFRQECPANTCTLNGLTNNTTYHFQVTATNEFGDSDRSPASADVRPDVKPDTPLAPSLKFGDKQLTVNWTAPASKGSPVKSYDLEISPAPAGQNAQIQGLTSVSYVWKGLQNGVSYKVRVLARNDAKDPSEWSPYSAAEVPAGVPATPAAPSVAQATPVGSQSQLRVVWTAPNNNGDAVSAYTLTTLRGGAAVSSQQVSGTSQNVKVDNSETNYTFTVSATNKAGTSGTSAQSAAIRAAGKPGTVNAGTVKENGTSGQLDVTFTPLTDAQRNGSTASEIAYSYNADGKTGAIKAGGGTIGGMTNGRDITVTIIATSTKNNMSGDAKAIGTGNPYGPANAPSINGGTSAKGDGQVHWTWNDPATNGRPLSYYEVSMDGGGWQNVGKANKFDTGAGGWSASHKLRVRAYTVTNGAIGGPVTSTSGPDNTPPPPTDWYVTASPVRSCTEPRQGTDSYIAGNPSQCTGAGKWLDAGAPSTADRYQVWYKTSNNPSGIWYHLNSGMASGNWLRCDTSNVGCNPPNGMPNR from the coding sequence GTGACAACTCTGCTGGGGAAGCTTGGGCTGAAAAAGCGACATAGGAAGCTCGTCACTGGTACTGCGTTTGGTGCTGTGGTTGCTGTGGTGGTGACGGGTGCTGTGTTGTATCCGGGGTTCAAGACCACTGAGGTGGAGTTGAATGACGGTGGTGTGTGGGTTGTTTCGAAGTCCCGGAATGCTGTGGGGCGGTTGAATTATCCGTCGCGGGTGTTGGATGGTGCGGTGACGCCGGCGTCGACGACGTTTGATGTGTTGCAGCATGCCGGTGAGGTGTTTGTTGATGATGAGACTGGTTCGACGTTGAACCAGGTGTCGCCGGCGAATATGCGTTTGGGTGGGGATAAGCAGTTGCCGGGGGCGGCTGATGTGAGTTTTGGGGCGCGGACGATTTCGGTGACGGATGCTGCGTCGGGGAAGGTGTGGGCGGTGTCTCCGTCCACGGTGAATGGTTTTGATAAGGAAGCGTCCGAGCCGGTGATGGTTGGTTCGGCGGGTCTTGTGTCTGTGGTGGGTTCTGATGACCGGATTTATTCGGCGGATCCGAAGACCGGGGCTGTGACGGTGACGGGTGTTGACGCTGATGGTGGTGTGACGTCGTCGGAGTCCAGTACCTGGGATGGTCTTAAGGGTGCCGGGGATCTGCAGATGACCGTGGTGGGGGACCAGCCGGTGGTGTTGGATGCTGCTGCGGGGAGCTTGTTCCTGCCTGGTGGTAAGCGGTTGGCGTTGGAGGATGCCCGGGATGCGAAGTTGCAGCAGCCTGGGCCGGGCAGTGATGTTGTGGCGGTGGCGACGCGGAAGGCGTTGTTGAAGCAGCCTGTTGATGGTGGGACGGCGAAGACGGTGGGGTTCGACGGCGAGGGCGTCCCTGCTGCGCCGGTGCAGTTGGGCGGGTGCGTGCATGCGGCGTGGTCGGGTGCGAACAAGTACGTGCGGGATTGCGTCAATGATGCTGATGATAAGAATGTTGCGGTGCCGAAGGCGAGTGCGTCGCCGTCGTATGTTTTCCGGGTGAACCGGGACCTTGTGGTCCTCAATGATGTGAACTCGGGGAACGTGTGGTTGGTCAACCAGAACATGCAGCTGGTGAACAACTGGGACGACGTCATCCCACCCAAGAACCAGTCCGACGACCAGGACCAGGAGTCGGCGGACAACAACACCATCAACATCCTGCCGGACCGCACCAAACCCAACCGTCCGCCGGAAACCAAGCCCGACGTCGTCGGAGTCCGCCCGGGCCGCACCACCATCCTCAGCGTCCTGGACAACGACTCCGACCCCGACGGCGACGTCCTCACCGCAGCGGTGGGGGACGCCGGACCCAAATCGGGAACGCTGGAAAGCATCTACGGCGGCACCGCCTTCCAGATCACCGTCCCCGCAGACGCCAAGCCGGGCACCGAGACCTTCAACTACAGTGCCTCGGACGGCCGCGGCCTGTCCGCCACGGGCCAGGTCACGCTCAGCGTGGTGGGACCCGACGAAAACAAGCCGCCCAAGTTCAAGCGCGGCGAAGACACCACCATGCTGGTGGAACAGGGCAAGACCGTCAGCCAGAACATCCTCACCGACTGGATCGATCCCGACGGCGACGACCTGGTCCTGCTGGACGCCAAGGCCGACAACGACCAGGACCAGGTGAAGGTCCGGCGCGACGGGCTGCTTACCTTCCAGGATTCCGGCGCCACCGCCGGCAAGAAGAACGTCCAGGTCACCATCTGGGACGGCCGCGCCACCGTCACGGGCAAGGTGGTGGTTAATGTCCAGCCGCCCGGAGCCCTGGCACCCGTGGTCAACGCTGACCACGTCACCGCCGTGGTGGGCCAGGACCTGGTCATTTCCCCGTTGAAGAACGACGTCGACCCCAACGGAGGTGCCCTCCGCCTGGCCCAGGTGGAAGCCAACGGCCCGGCCGAACTTGGCCCCGTCACCGACGGCGGCACCTTCACGTTCCGCAGCAGCACCCCCGGCCCCGTCTACCTGACCTACATCGCCAGCAACGGCCCCCAAAGCAGCCAGGGCCTCATCCGGGTGGATGTGGAATCCGGCAACGACGGCGGCGACCCCGTGGCAGTCCATGACGTTGCCCTGATGCCCACCGGCGGCAGCGTGCTGCTGGACCCGCTGGCCAATGACTCCGACCCCTCCGGCGGTGTCCTGGTGCTGCAGTCCGTGAAGCTCCCGGACAATGCGACGGTGTCCGTCAGCGTGATCAACCACAGCGTCCTGCGCATCACGGACATCCTGGGGACCAAGGACCCCATCCTGTTCGAATACACCATGTCCAACGGAAAGAAGTCGGCCACCGGCTCAGTCTCCGTGGTGCCGGTCCCGGCACCGGCCGTGGTGGAAGCACCCCAGCCCAAGCCGGACGAGGTGAATGTCCGCGTCAATGACGTGGTCACCATCCCCGTCCTGGACAACGACACCCACCCGCAGGGGCAGGAACTGACCGTGGACCCGGTCCTGCCGCAGGCGGTTGATCCTGCCGACGGCAAGAGCTTCGTCTCCGAGAACACGCTCCGGTTCATTGCGGGCAGCCAGCCCAAGACCGTGCGCGCCATCTACAACGCGGTGGATCCGCAGGGCCAGAAGAGCGCCGCCGCCGTGACCATCCACATCCTTCCGCTCGAAGGCGCGGAGAACTCCCGGCCGCAGCCGCGGAACCTCACCGCCCGCGTGGTGGCTGCCGGTACCGTCCGTATTCCGGTTCCCCTGGACGGCATCGATCCGGACGGCGACTCCGTGCAGCTGACCGGCATCGACAGCACCCCCGCCATGGGAACCGCCACCGTCGGCAGCAACTTCATCGACTTCACTGCTGCCGGGGACGGCGCCGGCACCGACACGTTCCGCTACAAGGTGGTGGACCGCCAGGGCGCCGTGAACACGGGAACCGTCACGGTGGGTATCGCACCCCGCGGTGACATGAACCAAAAGCCCACTCCCGTGGACGACGAGGTCAGGGTGCGCCCGGGCCGCCAGATCGCCGTCGATGCCCTCGCCAACGACACCGATCCCGACGGCGACCGCATCCGTATCCTGACCGACGGCATCGAGGCCGACCCGGCCCTGCAGGCCACCGTCAGCAAGAACAGCGGCCGCATCATCCTCCTGGCCCCCAACGAGGCCGGAACCGTCAACGTGCGCTACACCATCGCGGACGACCGGGACGCCACCGCCCAGGCCACCATCCGCCTGGTGGTCGACAATGACGTGCCGCTGAAGGCGCCGATCGCCCGTGATGACAGGGTGACGTCCGCCCAGGCCATGGGGAAGACCGCCGTGGACGTTCCGGTCCTCAAGAACGACGAGGATCCCGACGGCGTCGGCGAGAACCTGAAGATCAGCACGGACGCCACCACGGCGCGGCCTGGCGGCAACGGCAACATCCTGGTCGACCTCACCGAGCAGCCACAGCTCATCCCGTACACCGTGGAAGACGTGGACGGCCAGCAGTCCACAGCCATCATCTGGGTGCCGGGCCTGGGCCAGCAGGTTCCCACCCTGGCCAAGGACGAAGTCATCGAGGTGGTCGCCGGCCAGTCCGTCGACGTCGACCTGAAGGAATGGGTCAAGGTCCGGGAGGGACGCTCACCCCGGCTGACCCAGGCGGACCGGATCAAGCTCATCGGTGCCGACGGCGGCGATCCGGTGACGCGCGACGGCACCGGCCTGAAGTACACGGCAGGTGCGGATTACGTAGGCCCCGGTTCACTGACCTTCGAGGTGACCGACGGATCCGGACCGGACGATCCTGCCGGACTCAAGTCCACCCTCAGCATCCGCACCAAGGTCCTCCCGGACCCGAACAAGAACAACCCGCCGGAACTGCTGGGCGCCAACGTGGATGTTCCCAAGGGCGACTCGGCCACCACGGACCTCGGCAAGCTCACGTCCGATCCGGACCAGGACGACGTCGAGAAGATGAAGTACGAAGTGGTGGGGGATTCCCCGGGCGGCTTCAACGCACGCATCGAAGGCAAAACGCTGAAAGTTTCGGCGGCTGATTCCACGGCAACCGGAACCCGCGCCGCCGTGCAGGTCAAGGCAACCGACCCCCGCGGGCTCCAGGCCACGGCCACGTACCAGCTTGCCGTGACCGCCTCCAACCGGCCCAAGCCGGTGGCGAACGACGACGTGCAGGACAACGCCGCCGCCGGCAAGCCGGTGACCATCAATGTGCTGGCCAACGACGCCAATCCGTTCCCGGAAACACCGCTGAAGATCATTGCCGCGAACACCGAAACGGGCAGCGGCAATGTGGGCGTCAACGGTGACTCTGTGACCGTCACGCCGGCGCCCGGTTTCACCGGAACCATGGTGGTGGCGTACACGGTGGAAGACAAGACGCAGGACAACTCCAGGCATGCCACCGCGCGTGTCCGGCTGACCGTCAAGGACAAGCCTGCAGCCCCCACCACGCCGCAGGCGCAGAGCGTGGGCGACCAGACCGCACTGCTCACCTGGTCCGCACCGGCCGACCGGGGCTCCGCCATCACCAAGTACACCGTCTACGGTGAGGGCGGGTTCCGGCAGGAGTGCCCGGCCAACACCTGCACCCTGAACGGCCTGACCAACAACACCACCTACCACTTCCAGGTGACGGCCACCAACGAGTTCGGCGATTCCGACCGCTCGCCGGCGTCCGCGGATGTGCGCCCGGACGTCAAACCGGATACGCCGCTGGCGCCGTCGCTGAAGTTCGGCGACAAGCAGCTGACGGTGAACTGGACTGCCCCGGCGAGCAAGGGCTCGCCGGTGAAGTCCTACGACCTGGAAATCTCGCCGGCTCCGGCCGGGCAGAACGCCCAGATCCAGGGACTGACATCAGTCAGCTACGTCTGGAAGGGCCTCCAGAACGGCGTCTCCTACAAGGTCCGGGTCCTGGCCCGCAACGATGCCAAGGACCCCTCCGAGTGGAGCCCGTATTCGGCGGCCGAGGTGCCGGCCGGCGTCCCCGCCACTCCGGCGGCGCCGAGCGTCGCCCAGGCGACGCCGGTAGGTTCGCAGAGCCAGCTGAGGGTGGTTTGGACCGCGCCCAACAACAACGGTGACGCGGTCTCGGCCTACACCCTGACCACGCTCCGGGGCGGTGCCGCGGTCTCCAGCCAGCAGGTGTCCGGCACCTCGCAGAACGTCAAAGTGGATAACTCGGAAACGAACTACACCTTTACGGTCTCGGCAACCAACAAGGCCGGAACGAGCGGCACGAGCGCGCAGTCCGCCGCAATCCGGGCAGCAGGCAAACCTGGCACTGTCAACGCTGGAACCGTCAAAGAGAACGGGACCAGCGGCCAGCTCGACGTTACGTTCACGCCCCTGACGGATGCGCAGCGCAACGGCTCCACGGCATCCGAGATTGCCTACTCATACAATGCCGACGGAAAGACCGGTGCCATCAAGGCCGGGGGAGGAACCATCGGTGGCATGACCAACGGCCGGGACATCACCGTGACCATCATTGCCACGTCCACCAAGAACAATATGTCCGGTGACGCCAAGGCCATCGGCACCGGGAACCCCTACGGTCCTGCCAATGCCCCCAGCATCAACGGCGGCACCTCGGCGAAGGGCGATGGCCAGGTGCACTGGACCTGGAATGACCCGGCGACGAACGGCAGGCCCCTCAGCTACTACGAGGTGAGCATGGATGGTGGCGGCTGGCAGAACGTCGGCAAGGCGAACAAGTTCGATACGGGCGCCGGCGGGTGGAGCGCGAGCCACAAACTGCGGGTCCGCGCCTACACCGTCACCAACGGGGCAATCGGCGGACCGGTCACCTCTACCTCCGGTCCGGACAACACCCCACCCCCGCCCACGGACTGGTACGTCACGGCAAGCCCGGTGCGCAGCTGCACGGAGCCCCGCCAGGGGACGGACAGCTACATTGCCGGCAATCCGTCCCAGTGCACCGGTGCCGGCAAGTGGCTCGATGCCGGTGCCCCATCCACGGCGGACCGCTACCAGGTCTGGTACAAGACCTCCAACAACCCGAGCGGCATCTGGTACCACCTAAATTCGGGGATGGCGTCGGGCAACTGGCTCCGCTGCGACACCTCCAATGTGGGCTGCAACCCGCCGAACGGCATGCCAAACCGCTAG
- a CDS encoding MoxR family ATPase — protein MTMTIEQAEWFAGTFEKLVANVGQAVLGKEHVIRLTFTAMLAEGHVLFEDAPGTGKTSLARALAATVQGSNNRIQFTPDLLPSDVTGVTIYDQKTQKFEFHKGPIFNNIVLADEINRASPKTQSALLEVMEESRVTVDGVTYSAGRPFMVMATQNPIEQAGTYRLPEAQLDRFLIKTSIGYPDHASTVRLLGGSNLKDRSKELSAVITTQAVADMADLAATAHVDTAVLEYISRLCEETRNAPETRLGVSVRGALAMVRAAKVWAAAQGRNFVLPDDIKELASVVWTHRFVMDPEAEFSGATAEAVLTRILADVAAPQQRTNA, from the coding sequence ATGACCATGACCATTGAGCAGGCCGAGTGGTTTGCTGGCACGTTCGAAAAGCTGGTTGCCAACGTGGGCCAGGCGGTGCTGGGCAAGGAACACGTCATCCGGCTGACCTTCACCGCCATGCTGGCCGAGGGCCACGTCCTGTTCGAGGACGCCCCGGGTACGGGCAAAACCTCCCTTGCCCGCGCCCTGGCTGCCACCGTGCAGGGCTCCAACAACCGCATCCAGTTCACCCCGGACCTGCTGCCCTCCGACGTCACCGGTGTGACCATCTACGACCAGAAGACGCAGAAGTTCGAGTTCCACAAGGGCCCGATCTTCAACAACATCGTCCTGGCCGACGAAATCAACCGTGCCTCGCCCAAGACCCAGTCGGCGCTGCTGGAGGTCATGGAGGAATCCCGCGTGACCGTGGACGGCGTCACGTACTCGGCAGGGCGGCCCTTCATGGTGATGGCCACCCAGAACCCGATCGAGCAGGCAGGTACCTACCGCCTTCCCGAGGCGCAGCTTGACCGCTTCCTGATCAAGACCTCCATCGGCTACCCGGACCACGCGTCCACGGTCCGGCTCCTGGGCGGCAGCAACCTGAAGGACCGCTCCAAGGAGCTCTCCGCCGTCATCACCACCCAGGCCGTGGCGGACATGGCCGATCTCGCCGCAACGGCGCACGTGGACACTGCCGTGCTGGAATACATCTCCAGGCTGTGCGAGGAAACCCGCAACGCCCCGGAGACGCGCCTTGGCGTGTCAGTGCGTGGCGCCCTGGCCATGGTGCGTGCCGCCAAGGTCTGGGCCGCCGCGCAGGGCCGGAACTTCGTCCTGCCGGACGACATCAAGGAACTGGCATCCGTGGTGTGGACCCACCGGTTCGTGATGGACCCCGAAGCAGAGTTCTCCGGCGCCACCGCTGAGGCCGTGCTGACCCGGATCCTGGCCGACGTCGCCGCCCCGCAGCAGCGCACCAACGCCTGA
- a CDS encoding DUF58 domain-containing protein yields the protein MSDGTSSGTPLTRLAERFQQLFHRNGRPTRLHPAAVWSEASSTALQALTPAWRSVRDIWLKYAWPVLSVVSILGWSVLAAAILLWTTGQAFGWQEATAAAIAAFAMFVIAVAFILGRSSYGVVLDLARTRVAVGDSAVGSIAVSNTSARPLLPAALELPVGSTTAVFHLPRMKPGQVHEDLFTIPTARRAVIVVGPVRSVRADPLHLLRRQVLWTEPEDLFVHPRTVALAGSAAGFIRDLEGMPTTDLSSADVSFHALRDYVPGDDRRHIHWKTTARTNKLMVRQFEETRRAHLAISLSINTEEYASETEFEMAISVAASIGRQAIREQRELDVLTQKGPLRCETGRNMLDDMTRIVGAPMRRTAVDLARTLADTVPNASVVFFVVGSNVTATQLRSAAASVPPGVRSLAVRVEAGAAPTRANIADLTVLTLGDLADLAIVLRKAAA from the coding sequence ATGTCCGACGGCACGTCCAGCGGTACCCCGTTGACCCGGCTCGCGGAGCGTTTCCAGCAACTCTTCCACCGGAACGGCCGCCCCACCCGGCTGCACCCTGCCGCGGTGTGGTCCGAGGCCAGCAGTACCGCACTCCAGGCCCTGACGCCCGCATGGCGGTCCGTCCGGGACATCTGGCTGAAGTACGCGTGGCCGGTGCTTTCCGTGGTCAGCATCCTGGGCTGGTCCGTCCTCGCCGCCGCGATCCTGCTCTGGACCACAGGACAGGCATTCGGCTGGCAGGAAGCCACGGCGGCGGCCATAGCCGCCTTCGCCATGTTCGTCATCGCAGTGGCCTTCATCCTGGGCCGGTCCTCGTACGGGGTGGTCCTGGACCTGGCCCGCACCCGGGTGGCGGTGGGGGACAGTGCCGTCGGCAGCATCGCCGTCTCCAACACCTCCGCGCGTCCCCTCCTGCCGGCCGCGCTGGAACTCCCGGTGGGCAGCACCACCGCCGTGTTCCACCTGCCCCGGATGAAGCCCGGCCAGGTGCACGAGGACCTGTTCACCATCCCCACCGCGCGCCGCGCCGTCATCGTGGTTGGACCGGTCCGCTCCGTGCGGGCGGACCCGCTGCACCTGCTGCGCCGCCAGGTCCTCTGGACTGAGCCGGAGGACCTCTTCGTCCACCCGCGGACCGTGGCCCTGGCCGGCTCCGCCGCAGGCTTCATCCGCGACCTCGAGGGCATGCCCACCACGGACCTCTCCAGCGCCGACGTCTCCTTCCACGCCCTGCGCGACTACGTGCCGGGCGATGACCGCAGGCACATCCACTGGAAGACCACCGCCCGCACCAACAAGCTGATGGTGCGCCAGTTCGAGGAAACGCGCCGCGCCCACCTGGCCATTTCGCTGTCCATCAACACCGAGGAATACGCTTCCGAGACCGAGTTTGAGATGGCCATCTCCGTGGCCGCCTCCATCGGCCGGCAGGCCATCCGCGAACAGCGTGAACTGGATGTCCTGACCCAGAAGGGCCCCCTGCGCTGCGAAACCGGCCGCAACATGCTGGACGACATGACCCGGATCGTCGGCGCCCCCATGCGCCGCACCGCCGTCGACCTCGCCCGGACCCTGGCCGACACCGTGCCCAACGCCTCCGTCGTCTTCTTCGTGGTGGGCAGCAACGTCACGGCAACCCAGCTTCGCTCCGCCGCCGCCTCCGTGCCGCCCGGTGTGCGCAGCCTGGCCGTCAGGGTGGAAGCCGGCGCGGCCCCCACCCGGGCCAACATCGCAGACCTTACTGTCCTGACCCTCGGCGACCTGGCCGACCTTGCCATCGTGCTGAGAAAGGCGGCAGCATGA